The Phormidium yuhuli AB48 DNA window TTGGGGGAGTTTACGCAGGCTAAAGATGAGAAATAAGATGGCCCACATGGCCAACATCACCGGCTTACTTTCTTCGGGAAGCAAACCGCTAAGATGGCCCAGCAGCAGAATCGGCACCAGGGGAGTTAGGAATTTCGTTTCCAGGCGATTGAAACAAAACGCTTCCTTAAAATAAATTCCCGTCAGGGCGACAAACAAAAAGCCCAGACCCCAGAGACTGCTAGGATGCTGATAGACCGTCAGGGCTAGGGAGTCTTCACTGGCGAGGATTAAATCCACACTGGATGCGACCCCCACCAGCCAACAGGCCTGTAGAAGTCGATGCAGGGGGGCTAGATAGATATGAATGGTTAATAAACTCACCCCTAGGGATAGGGCGAACAGGCCATAGAGTCCGGTGAGGGTTTGTAACACCCAATCACTGGGGCCAACGCTGAGGATTAACCCCGTTCCTAGGGCAAAACTCACAGCGGCGACGGCTAAGCCAGCGCGATAGATACGGACCTCACGGCGATCGCCCGCTGTAATCTGATAACTCCCAAACTGACCAAAGTAAACTGGGCTGTCAATTGAGACATCATTCATCAAATAGCACTCCTCAGGAATAACATCAAGGGGCTGGCTTTAGCCTAGAGGGGACGATGAGGGTATCTCCAGGGAAGCCAGGAACTCTGCTTCTAGCTGATCGTAGGCACGAATACTGCGGCGTAACCATTCTAACTTGAGGCCGACCCGCTCCGGCTCGCTCAGCCGCCAGGGATGATTGCCCTGACGTAAGCGTTTACTGAGTTCATATAAACATAATGCCGCACTGACGGAGATGTTGAAACTCTCACTAAACCCATACATGGGAATTTTGATCCGCACATCGGCATGACTAAGGGCATAGGTAGAGAGGCCTCGTCGTTCTGATCCAAAGAGAATCGCCGTTTTACCCTTGATGGGAACCTCATCGATGTTCACCGTGGGTTCGTGGGGTGTGGTGGCCAGAAGGGTGTAGCCTTGCTCCTTGAGGCGATCGAAGCAGATGGCGGTATTATTCACCCCATAGTCATCATAGCGATGCAAACTCAACCAGCGATCGGCCCCCAAACTCACCTGTTGATTGGGGTCAAATTCCGTATCTCGCTCAATAATATGGACATCTTGCACCCCGAAGCCATCGCAACTGCGCAACACCGCACTGGCATTATGGGGTTTATGAATCCCCTCTAACACCACCGCCAGTCGCCGCGTCCGCTGGGCCAAGACTTGATCCATGCGAGTGGCACGGGCTTCGGTCATATATTGGCTGAGATGGGCGATGAGGTCTTTTTGGGTTTGGAGGTTCATGGGGGAGGGAGGCAAGAGGCAAGAGGCAAAAGGCAAGAGGCAAAAGGCAAGAGGGTTACCACAGAGACACAGAGGACACAGAGGAAGAGGAGGGGGGAAGAGGCAAGAGGCAAAAGGCAAAAGGCAAGAGGCAAGAGGCAAGAGGGGGGGGATTTTTCGCCCCTAGCACTCCTCCTCGGCCTCTGTGTCCTCTGTGCCTCTGTGGTTCTCCTCTCCCTCTCAGTCTTGCAATAAGTGATGCTCGATCGCAAACCGGACTAACTCCGAACGGTTATTTGTCTCGGTTTTCCGTAGGAGATTGCTGACATACTTCTCGATGGTGCGGGAACTAAGATAGAGGCGATCGCCAATTTGATTGTTGGATAAGCCTTGACTCAGGAGTTCCAGCACTTCTTGTTCGCGATCGGTTAAGTCAAGGGTAACATCCGGTAGCTCGGGGACGGGGGCTGGGGGAGTGATGGTGGAGGCGTGACTCATCATGGTGTAGCGATCGAGAAAATTGCGCACCACTGCCCCCAATTCCTCTAACTCAAAGGGTTTGGGCATATGGATATCAATGCCCGCTTGGTAACCGCGAATGCGATCCCGAGTCTGGTTGCGGGCCGTGAGGAAAATGACCGGCAGGAGGCGAAAGCTGGGCTGTTGGCGAACGTTCCGCACGAGTTCGTAGCCATCCATCTCTGGCATGATGGCGTCAGTAATTAAGAGATGGGGTTGGTGTCGTTCAATGAGGCTGAGGGCCTCCCGGCCGTTGACGGCAGGAATGGCTGAGTAGCCGGAGAGTTCCAGGTAATCGGTGATGGAGAGGCGAGTGCCTACGTCATCCTCCACCACCAAAATCGTCAGAGGCATAGGGGCACTTAAACGGCAGACACTTGGAGGCTGGAGGGCCGCCCTAAATTGCCCACTAGGGTAATTCCCCGGCCATTAGCATGGAGATGACGCAAAATCCGATAGAGGGTTTCGACTTGATCGGGCGCACCGGCGGCGAGGGCTAACTCCTCTAGGGACATGGGTTTGTTGGACTCTTTGAGGACGGCCATGGCCTTCTGCTGTAAGGACAACACTGTGGCGGCGGCTTTTTTGCCCGCTTCGACTCCTGGCTGGTGATAGGCGTTGACATTCACTAAGGAGGCATAGAGGCCCACGGCTCGCTCGTAGAGGGCAATCAACACGCCGACGTAATAGGGACTCACCTCGGGAACGGTGATGGTGATGGAGTCTCGTTGATTGTCAAAGAGGGCTTGTCGGGTTCCCTGTAGGAAGCCGGAGAGATAATCGCCACAGGTGACACCGCGTTCAATTTCGATGGAGTCTCCGGGGCGATCGCGCAACACTTCAATAAAGGTGGCAAAGAAGTTCGGCACCCCGTCACGCAACTGTTGCACATAGGCATGTTGGTCCGTTGACCCTTTGTTGCCATACACGGCAATCCCCTGATGGACAATGTTGCCATCGAGGTCTCGTTCTTTGCCGAGGGATTCCATGACTAACTGTTGCAGATAGCGGCTAAACAACAGGAGTGAGTCTTTGTAGGGGAGGATGACCATATCCTTTTCCCCCTGTCCCTTGCCCGCTGCATACCAAGCTAGGGCTAATAGGGCCGCTGGGTTGGTTTTGAGGTCAGCCACTCGGGTGGCCGCGTCCATAGCTTTCGCCCCGGCTAACATGGCGCGAATGTCAATTCCTTGTAGGGCCGCAGCGGGGAGTCCGACGGCGGAGAGTTCTGAAGTGCGTCCTCCCACCCAGTCGGCCATGGGCAGGCGGCTGAGCCAGCCTTCGCTTTGGGCTTGGCGATCGAGTTTACTGTCAACGCCGGTGATGGCTACCGCTTGCTTGCTGAAGTCGAGTCCGGCTTGAGCAAACGCCGCTTGCACCTCAATCATGCCATTGCGGGTTTCTGGGGTTCCTCCCGATTTGGAGATGATGAAGACTAGAGTGGTTGAGAGGCGATCGCCCAATTGGCCCAGGGTGCGATCGATCCCGGCTGGGTCGCTATTATCGATGAAGTGAATCGCCAATGGGGCATCTAGGGGGGCTAGGGCATCGGCCACAAACTGGGGACCGAGGGCCGAACCGCCAATTCCCACCGAGAGAATGTCCGTAAAGCGATCGCCCCCGGGGGGATGGAGTTGCCCTGAATGTACCTGGCCCACGAAGGCTTCAATTTTCGCTAAGGTATCAATGACCTCCTGACGAATCTCAGGAGTGGGAGCCAAATCTGGATCTCGCAGCCAATAATGGCCCACCATGCGATCCTCATCAGGATTGGCGATCGCCCCCTGTTCCAGCTTTGCCATATCTTGAAAAGCCTTCTCAAAGCGGGGGGTAAGGTGGTCGATCAAGTCCGGCTCAACGGACATACGGCTGATATCAACATAGACCTCTAGCTCCTCGTGATAATAGAGCCAATCCCGATAGCGTTTCCAAAGCGTGGCAGCGTCCATCTGTTGCGTTTTACCTCTAGCCATACGGTTAACCCAAGCCAGTCAAGTCTCCACTGGCAAGCGTTTGAGAACAGCCTATCACGACATTTTGAAGGATTGTTGAAAAAAGCTTTACAGAAAAGTAGAAATTGCAACTATCATAGAGTGAAGCGGTGGTTACCTCCGACGGTGCGTCTGACCCAATAGTTGGTCCCAAAGCGTACTGATCGAGATGACCAGCTCAGTCGCTGAATTCGGTGTGGGAACAACGCCCTCATACAGAACAACATCACCACGGTGCTAGGTCATCGGTCACAACAGTGCCCATCAGTCAACTGGCGACGGAGATTACCTCTAGCAGGCTAGGACTCAGATGATGAACCAACAACAGTTACAACCGTCAACAGACCGGGGTGATTGCCAGTTCTCCTCAGTCTCGCCCCCCTGTTGACCGGTTCACCGGCCACCACCGAGTCTTCATCCTTACCCCTTCAGCATCTCGATCACCGGTTCTCTCCCTCGCTACACGTAACCCAGTAACGTATGACTTCATTTATGACATCTGTAACTTCCGAACAAACCTCTCAACCCCAAACCAACACCGATACCCCGTCTGTTGTCGACGATACCCCAGCTACCTTTGAAGCCTTTGATCTACGCCCAGAAATTCTAGAAGGCATCCAAGAAGCCGGGTTCCGCGCCCCGAGCCCCATCCAGCAGCAAGCGATTCCCGTGATTCTCCAGGGACGAGATGCGATCGCCCGCGCTCAAACAGGGACCGGTAAAACCGCTGCCTTCGGCCTTCCGGCCATGAACGCTGTGCACCGCGACAGTAGTGAAGGGGTGCAAGTCTTAGTCATTGTCCCCACCCGTGAGTTAGCCTCCCAAGTTAGCGACGAACTCTATCGCCTCGGCCGTTGTGCCGGGATTCGCACCGTTGCCGTCTATGGTGGACAGTCCATTGACCGCCAAGTGTCCCTCATCCGGCGTGGCGCCCAAGTCGTGACCGCGACCCCGGGCCGTCTCCTCGACCACCTCAAATCCAATCGCCTCAAGGACTTTGCCCCCTCGATTGTCATTCTCGATGAAGCCGATGAAATGTTGGATATGGGCTTCCTGGATGATATTGAGGAAATCTTTACCTATTTACCGAAAGAGCGACAAACCCTCCTCTTTTCTGCCACCCTTCCCTCGGCGATTCGCCAGTTATCCAAAAAAATTCTCACCGATCCCCTCTCCATTGACGTCACTCCCAAAGACTCAACGGTTAATACGGATATTACCCAGCGTTACTACGTGCTCGAAGAACGGGAACGGGAAGAAGCCCTGGTACGGCTAATTGATACCGAAGCCCCTAATAAGGCCCTCATTTTCTGTCGGACTAAGAAAGAGACCGATATGCTCTGCACAACCCTGGTCTCGCGGGGGTATGCGGCCAGTTCCCTCCATGGGGATATGCAGCAGCGACAACGGAATGAAGCCATTGAAAGTTTCAAGCGAGGACGGATTGATCTCCTCATCGCAACGGATGTGGCGGCCCGAGGCTTGGATATTAACGACGTTACCCACGTTTTTAACTATCACATTCCCTTCGACTCTGATAGCTACGTTCACCGTATTGGTCGCACAGGACGTGCTGGACGCAAAGGCACTGCTATTACCCTCGTCACCCCCTTAGAGTTCAAGAAACTCACCCGGATTATGCACATTGCTGGGTCTCCCATGGTCTATGGGGAAGTTCCCACCATTGGCGAAGCCAAGAAACAATATCAAGTCGAATTGGCCTCGAAACTGCAACATCAACATATTCAGGAAGAAGCGGTTGAGTTACTACAACGGCTCGAAGAAGATGTCGATATCAATCAGATTGCCTGTAAGGCCCTGTCGATGCTTCTTGAACAGCAACCGGTTGGCGGGCCGAGTCGCATCGGTTTCAGTGTTCAGGAAGTGGAAAACCTCCTACACCGCTCCAAGCGTCGTAAGAGCAGTCCCCGCAAACGCCGCAACAACTACCGCCCCCGCCGCAGCAATCGCCGTTAACGGCCGCTTAGGGGGTTGAGATAAGGGCTGTTCATTCAAACTTGGATGAGCAGCCCTTCTATACTTGAGACGCTTCTTATACCACCTGAAAGGATAATTCTTTAATCTGTTGACAGGCCTCAAGTCCCAGTTGTGGTTTTTGCCGATAGCCCGGTTTGGGTGTCCAGACGGTAACCGTTTTATCTAAGGCAATGCGATAGAGATACTCCACATCGGGATCATAGTTGAGTCCGAGGCGTAAGTTGGAGAAGTCA harbors:
- a CDS encoding DUF2301 domain-containing membrane protein, with the protein product MNDVSIDSPVYFGQFGSYQITAGDRREVRIYRAGLAVAAVSFALGTGLILSVGPSDWVLQTLTGLYGLFALSLGVSLLTIHIYLAPLHRLLQACWLVGVASSVDLILASEDSLALTVYQHPSSLWGLGFLFVALTGIYFKEAFCFNRLETKFLTPLVPILLLGHLSGLLPEESKPVMLAMWAILFLIFSLRKLPQAIPDDIGDKSVFEHLRNRNRQASPSETGL
- a CDS encoding TrmH family RNA methyltransferase; the encoded protein is MNLQTQKDLIAHLSQYMTEARATRMDQVLAQRTRRLAVVLEGIHKPHNASAVLRSCDGFGVQDVHIIERDTEFDPNQQVSLGADRWLSLHRYDDYGVNNTAICFDRLKEQGYTLLATTPHEPTVNIDEVPIKGKTAILFGSERRGLSTYALSHADVRIKIPMYGFSESFNISVSAALCLYELSKRLRQGNHPWRLSEPERVGLKLEWLRRSIRAYDQLEAEFLASLEIPSSSPLG
- a CDS encoding response regulator transcription factor, whose translation is MPLTILVVEDDVGTRLSITDYLELSGYSAIPAVNGREALSLIERHQPHLLITDAIMPEMDGYELVRNVRQQPSFRLLPVIFLTARNQTRDRIRGYQAGIDIHMPKPFELEELGAVVRNFLDRYTMMSHASTITPPAPVPELPDVTLDLTDREQEVLELLSQGLSNNQIGDRLYLSSRTIEKYVSNLLRKTETNNRSELVRFAIEHHLLQD
- a CDS encoding glucose-6-phosphate isomerase is translated as MDAATLWKRYRDWLYYHEELEVYVDISRMSVEPDLIDHLTPRFEKAFQDMAKLEQGAIANPDEDRMVGHYWLRDPDLAPTPEIRQEVIDTLAKIEAFVGQVHSGQLHPPGGDRFTDILSVGIGGSALGPQFVADALAPLDAPLAIHFIDNSDPAGIDRTLGQLGDRLSTTLVFIISKSGGTPETRNGMIEVQAAFAQAGLDFSKQAVAITGVDSKLDRQAQSEGWLSRLPMADWVGGRTSELSAVGLPAAALQGIDIRAMLAGAKAMDAATRVADLKTNPAALLALAWYAAGKGQGEKDMVILPYKDSLLLFSRYLQQLVMESLGKERDLDGNIVHQGIAVYGNKGSTDQHAYVQQLRDGVPNFFATFIEVLRDRPGDSIEIERGVTCGDYLSGFLQGTRQALFDNQRDSITITVPEVSPYYVGVLIALYERAVGLYASLVNVNAYHQPGVEAGKKAAATVLSLQQKAMAVLKESNKPMSLEELALAAGAPDQVETLYRILRHLHANGRGITLVGNLGRPSSLQVSAV
- a CDS encoding DEAD/DEAH box helicase, encoding MTSVTSEQTSQPQTNTDTPSVVDDTPATFEAFDLRPEILEGIQEAGFRAPSPIQQQAIPVILQGRDAIARAQTGTGKTAAFGLPAMNAVHRDSSEGVQVLVIVPTRELASQVSDELYRLGRCAGIRTVAVYGGQSIDRQVSLIRRGAQVVTATPGRLLDHLKSNRLKDFAPSIVILDEADEMLDMGFLDDIEEIFTYLPKERQTLLFSATLPSAIRQLSKKILTDPLSIDVTPKDSTVNTDITQRYYVLEEREREEALVRLIDTEAPNKALIFCRTKKETDMLCTTLVSRGYAASSLHGDMQQRQRNEAIESFKRGRIDLLIATDVAARGLDINDVTHVFNYHIPFDSDSYVHRIGRTGRAGRKGTAITLVTPLEFKKLTRIMHIAGSPMVYGEVPTIGEAKKQYQVELASKLQHQHIQEEAVELLQRLEEDVDINQIACKALSMLLEQQPVGGPSRIGFSVQEVENLLHRSKRRKSSPRKRRNNYRPRRSNRR